CTCGCATAAGCCGTTGGAAACACACAGCTCGCCCAGCAGCGTCTGCAATTCATATGCAATCCGCCCCAGCTGTTGCGGTCTTTGGATATCACTGGTATCAAGTCGGTGCTCCAGCTGCCCGAACAGCTCATGCAATCCCTGAACGTTCAAGTCGTTAAAACGCAAGCGTGCCTGCTGCTGGAACAACGAGAACTCGCCAGAAAAAGCCGAAGGATAAGGTTCCCAGGATTCCGGCCCAGACTCGGTCTTTTCCAATTCACGTCTACACTTGGCCAGAACGTTATTCAATTCATCGGGATTTACCGGTTTGAGCAGATAATCAGCGGCACGGTGACGAATGGCATGTTTCGCATAATTGAAATCATCATAACCGCTGACCACAATCACTTTGATATGCGGATATTGTGCGCTCAGCGTCTGGAGCAGTTCCACGCCGTCTTTACCCGGCATACGCATGTCTGTAATGATAATATGGGGCTGATGCTGCTCGACCAACCGGATCGCCTCTCCGCCATCCTCTGCCTCACCTGCTACCACCATGCCAAGCTCATCCCACGTGCCCAAATTGCGCAAAATATCTCTATTCCATGGCTCGTCGTCCACTAACAGCACTCTATAATAATCCTTGTTCACGAGATCTCGCCTCCTGTATGGCAAGGAATTCGAACAGTGACACGGGTTCCCTGTCCTTCCCCACTCTCCATGTTCATACCGTATGCAGGCCCAAAGTGCATCAAAATGCGTGATGCGGCATTGACCAGACCAATGCTAGTCCCCGAGCTCCATACTCTGTCTCCTTGCTGGGACAGCTTGGACAGTCTCGATTGCATCTCGGCCAGCCTCTCTTGATCCATGCCCATCCCATTATCGGAAATGCGGATGGTTACCTCATGATCTAGTCGGACAACTTGAATGTTCAATTTCCACTCTCCCTGCTTTTTCTCCAGACCATGAACAAATGCATTCTCCACAATCGGTTGCAGGGACAACTTGGGAATGTAACAGTCATTCAGCCCGCCTTCAATCTCCAGTTTATATTCAAGTCTGCTGCCAAAACGCTGCTTCTGGATGAGCATATAATGCTCCAGTTGGTCCAATTCGGACTGTAATGGCACGAGACCATCCGGCGCTCTGACAATATAACGGAACATCTCACTTAGTGCACGAATAACTTTATAACTGTCTGCCGGCTTCTGTGAGTACACCATACCTCCGATCATCTGCAACGTATTTTGCAGAAAATGCGGGTGAATCTGGGACTGAAGCGCCTTGAGCTCGGCCGTCTGTTTCTCCAGATTCATGAGATAGTTATCCCGGATATGCTCCCGAATGCGGCTTGCCATACCATGCAGATTTTTCTCCAGCAGGCCAATCTCATCCACCCGACCACTGCGCACCACTTCCTTGTCCTTGATCAACTGGATTCCCTTCATGGAATTCGCCAGTCTGACAATCGGTTTGGATGTTCGCCAAGCCACTAATGCTGCCAACAACACCGAAACCACGGTAGCCAGCCCACCCACAACAAGACCATATTTCATCGTTTCCATTGCACTCTCATTGATGACATGGGAAGGTACAATTTTGATCAGACGCATTCCTGACGGATCAATGGCATGATAGAATACATATTCCTTGGCTGTTCGAATGAAACCGGAACTATCCTTTGTAGCTGCGAGCCTTTCCAGTGCCTCTGCTGAAGGCTGTATCTCCTTATTGGGCTGATAGACCGGACTTCCCGTACTATCCGCGATGTACACCGCATAATCTCCCCGGCTGTCCAGCAATTCCAGTGTCTGATTGAATTCGGCCCACTTGACTTCCAGACTGATCGCGCCGATCTGCGCCTGATCCTCGAATCGGTTCATGCTGCGGGTCATATGGAACTTCTCCGGATCGTTCGGATCATTAATAATCGTAAAGTCCTTATGCTGTTCAAAAAGTTCATCGTATGCCGAAGGAATGTCCGGAACCGATCGG
This window of the Paenibacillus marchantiae genome carries:
- a CDS encoding response regulator; protein product: MNKDYYRVLLVDDEPWNRDILRNLGTWDELGMVVAGEAEDGGEAIRLVEQHQPHIIITDMRMPGKDGVELLQTLSAQYPHIKVIVVSGYDDFNYAKHAIRHRAADYLLKPVNPDELNNVLAKCRRELEKTESGPESWEPYPSAFSGEFSLFQQQARLRFNDLNVQGLHELFGQLEHRLDTSDIQRPQQLGRIAYELQTLLGELCVSNGLCEQPVAAVLPPPTALASIASAVDWISAPYYTSLEQLIAQRKFKNKLNLDEVKQYIEQHCMEMITLEQLAQIFFVSKEYLSKVFKKEHSVNVTDYIVQLRMARAKEWVLDDQIPFKHIAEMTGYEDVSYFYRVFKKHFGVSPGEMRKGQPRISGNSPK
- a CDS encoding sensor histidine kinase, translating into MFTELYRKLTDPFKRSIRNKLILTMTFLAILPVIAMTVVAAENTRSSMEEEIMETNRANMNWASIYLGEQFARMNNLIYSIQISDELHQYLALNQDAPAASRFDEQKAVFNMLNSVYYSAGNYVFGVELYLKELDTLFTFNSMESRIRSVPDIPSAYDELFEQHKDFTIINDPNDPEKFHMTRSMNRFEDQAQIGAISLEVKWAEFNQTLELLDSRGDYAVYIADSTGSPVYQPNKEIQPSAEALERLAATKDSSGFIRTAKEYVFYHAIDPSGMRLIKIVPSHVINESAMETMKYGLVVGGLATVVSVLLAALVAWRTSKPIVRLANSMKGIQLIKDKEVVRSGRVDEIGLLEKNLHGMASRIREHIRDNYLMNLEKQTAELKALQSQIHPHFLQNTLQMIGGMVYSQKPADSYKVIRALSEMFRYIVRAPDGLVPLQSELDQLEHYMLIQKQRFGSRLEYKLEIEGGLNDCYIPKLSLQPIVENAFVHGLEKKQGEWKLNIQVVRLDHEVTIRISDNGMGMDQERLAEMQSRLSKLSQQGDRVWSSGTSIGLVNAASRILMHFGPAYGMNMESGEGQGTRVTVRIPCHTGGEIS